From one Camarhynchus parvulus chromosome 25, STF_HiC, whole genome shotgun sequence genomic stretch:
- the NAXE gene encoding NAD(P)H-hydrate epimerase — protein MPGPRALLGLGLLVAAARAGGRCRERGWSWSWGLGRERCRCLPRRAMHVPSPGAGPTGLRFLGQEEAQAIDQELFTEYKFSVDQLMELAGLSCATAIAKAYPPNSFTTSQPAVLVVCGPGNNGGDGLVCARHLKMFGYQPTVYYPKRPSKPLFEGLTTQCKKMDIPFLPEFPAEAEFIDELYGLVVDAIFGFSFTGAVREPFGSILSTLERVTVPIASIDIPSGWDVEKGKADGLQPDMLISLTAPKKAAMHFTGRYHFLGGRFVPPALQEKYSLNLPEYPGTDCVLQLT, from the exons ATGCCGGGCCCGCGGGCGCTGCtgggcctggggctgctggtggcggcggcgcgggcgggcgggcggtgcCGGGAGCGcggctggagctggagctggggtttGGGCCGGGAGCGGTGCCGGTGCCTTCCCCGCCGCGCCATGCACGTCCCCAGCCCGGGGGCCGGCCCGACGGGGCTCCGCTTCCTCGG GCAGGAGGAGGCCCAGGCTATCGACCAGGAGCTCTTCACTGAGTACAAGTTCAGCGTGGATCAGCTGATGGAGCTGgcggggctgagctgtgccactgCCATTGCCAAg GCCTACCCACCCAACTCCTTCACCACGAGCCAGCCCGCTGTGCTGGTGGTCTGCGGGCCAGGGAACAACGGCGGTGACGGGCTGGTCTGTGCCAGGCACCTGAAGATGTTT GGCTACCAGCCAACCGTGTACTACCCCAAGCGCCCCAGCAAGCCCCTCTTTGAAGGTCTGACCACCCAGTGCAAGAAGATGGATATTCCCTTCCTCCCCGAGTTCCCAGCTGAG GCTGAGTTTATTGACGAGCTCTACGGCCTGGTGGTGGATGCCATTTTCGGCTTCAGCTTCACGGGAGCGGTGCGGGAGCCCTTTGGCAGCATCCTCAGCACTCTGGAGCGTGTCACGGTGCCCATCGCCAGCATCGACATCCCCTCAG GCTGGGACGTGGAGAAGGGGAAGGCAGACGGCCTCCAGCCCGACATGCTCATCTCCCTGACGGCGCCCAAGAAGGCAGCGATGCATTTCACGGGCCGGTACCACTTCCTTGGGGGCAGGTTTGTGCCCCCTGCGCTCCAGGAGAAATACAGCCTGAACCTGCCGGAGTACCCCGGCACAGACTGCGTCCTGCAGCTCACCTAG
- the GPATCH4 gene encoding G patch domain-containing protein 4, which produces MLRAMSAAEPPGRGMLFAETQLRRHGWRRGQGLGRREDGIAEAIRVKVKCDTAGVGHDAAEPFTFHWWDHVFNKAAANIAVEAGQDGISVKALSEQGGSISNKKPRKAGSSGNLLYGRFVKSATLTACGEESVTASSESSQEEEEEEEKLDLSSIRRLTDEELVQACGGRTAHKGARHGLTMSAKLARLEEQERAFLATYRQREQQLEPPVSSQGKKKKRKQSRDGAEVPQSQEPNTEQEEVLEEEKVVKRKKKKQRSSREEEVTGEEEIMRKKKKKVITEPCGEEVSGDEGNFMKRRKKAELCAEEEVVEEDGKAAKRKKKKKKKKQEEEDKEEPAETDVSLQDTDEPNLGHSPTKKKKKKKRKREAE; this is translated from the exons ATGCTCCGGGCCATGAGcgccgcggagccgccgggcCGCGGGATGCTGTTCGCCGAGACCCAGCTGAGGCGGCACGGCTGGCGCCGAG ggcaggggctgggcaggcgGGAGGACGGCATTGCCGAGGCCATCCGGGTGAAGGTGAAATGCGACACGGCCGGG GTGGGACACGACGCGGCGGAGCCCTTCACCTTCCACTGGTGGGACCACGTCTTCAACAAGGCGGCTGCCAACATCGCTGTGGAGGCCGGGCAG GATGGCATCTCTGTGAAGGCACTTtctgagcagggaggcagcatCAGCAATAAGAAGCCACGCAAGGCCGGCAGCAGTGGGAACCTGCTGTACGGCCGCTTTGTGAAG tcagCCACGCTCACAGCCTGTGGGGAGGAGTCTGTGACAGCCAGCTCTGAGAGCagtcaggaggaggaggaggaggaggagaagctggaCCTCTCTTCCATCAGGAG gctgacGGACGAGGAGCTGGTGCAGGCGTGCGGGGGCCGCACAGCACACAA GGGTGCCCGGCACGGCCTGACCATGAGTGCCAAGCTGGCAcgcctggaggagcaggaacgAGCCTTCCTGGCCACGTACCGGCAacgggagcagcagctggagcccccagtgagcagccagggcaaaaagaagaaaaggaaacagtCCAGGGATGGAGCCGAGGTGCCACAGAGCCAGGAACCAAACACAGAACAGGAGGAGGtgttggaagaagaaaaggttgtgaagaggaagaaaaagaagcagaggtCAAGCAGAGAAGAGGAGGTGACAGGCGAGGAAGAGATcatgaggaagaagaagaagaaggtgatCACAGAACCATGTGGAGAAGAGGTATCAGGAGATGAGGGGAATTTcatgaagaggaggaagaaggcaGAGCTATGCGCAGAAGAGGAGGTGGTGGAAGAGGATGGGAAggctgcaaagaggaaaaagaagaaaaagaagaagaagcaggaagaggaggacaAAGAAGAGCCAGCTGAAACAGATGTATCTCTACAAGATACAGATGAGCCAAACTTGGGTCACAGCCctacaaagaagaagaagaagaagaagaggaagagggaggCAGAGTGA
- the UBQLN4 gene encoding ubiquilin-4 isoform X1 — MAEPSGGGGGPGPGSGGEGQAGPGGALIRVTVKTPKDKEEIVIADGASVREFKEEISRRFKAKQDQLVLIFAGKILKDGDTLNQHGIKDGLTVHLVIKTPQKVQDSTSAASAPNAASAPTASPSSPAAPSQPSTSSSAGPDAGSGSRRSSGSGSVGGPGDGGPNSAASILSGFGGITGLGNLGMGSANFMELQQQMQRQLMSNPEMLSQIMENPLVQNMMSNPDLMRQMIMANPQMQQLMERNPEISHMLNNPELMRQTMELARNPAMMQEMMRNQDRALSNLESIPGGYNALRRMYTDIQEPMFSAAREQFGSNPFSSLTGNSDSSSSQPLRTENREPLPNPWSPTPPASQSQAPSSEGSTGSATTQGTPTVSNPFGLNAASIGAGMFNSPEMQGLLQQISENPQLMQNMISAPYMRSMMQTLAQNPDFAAQIMVNVPLFAGNPQLQEQLRLQLPVFLQQMQNPDSLSILTNPRAMQALLQIQQGLQTLQTEAPGLVPSLGSFGMPRMPPSSTGGSTIPENPVPSASTPASASPAGGGNPQQQLMQQMIQLLAGGSSQAQSPGVRFQQQLEQLNAMGFINREANLQALIATGGDINAAIERLLGSQPS; from the exons ATGGCGGAGCCGagtggcggcggcggcggccccggccccgggtCTGGCGGGGAGGGCCaggcggggcccggcggggcgcTCATCCGCGTAACCGTGAAGACCCCCAAGGACAAGGAGGAGATCGTCATCGCGGATGGCGCCTCCGTGCGCGAG ttcaAAGAAGAGATTTCTAGACGGTTTAAAGCCAAACAGGATCAGCTGGTTCTGATCTTTGCTGGGAAGATCCTGAAGGATGGAGACACGTTGAATCAACATGGGATCAAAGATGGGCTCACTGTTCACTTGGTCATTAAGACTCCGCAGAA GGTCCAAGATTCAacatctgctgcttctgccccCAATGCTGCTTCTGCCCCCACTGCAAGCCcttcttctcctgctgccccatcTCAGCCCTCCACATCCAGCAGTGCTGGTCCGGACGCAGGGAGCGGCAGCAGACGGAGCAGCGGGTCAGGGAGCGTGGGAGGGCCTGGAGATGGAGGCCCCAACAGTGCTGCATCCATCCTGT CTGGCTTCGGTGGCATCACTGGGCTGGGCAACCTTGGCATGGGCTCTGCCAACTTcatggagctccagcagcagatgcagcGGCAGCTGATGTCCAACCCGGAGATGCTTTCCCAGATCATGGAGAACCCCTTGGTGCAGAACATGATGTCTAACCCTGACCTCATGAGGCAGATGATCATGGCCAATCCCCAGATGCAGCAGCTCATGGAGCGAAATCCAGAGATAAGCCACATGCTCAATAACCCAGAGCTCATGAGGCAG aCGATGGAATTGGCTCGTAACCCTGCCATGATGCAGGAGATGATGCGGAACCAGGACCGTGCTTTGAGTAACCTCGAGAGCATTCCAGGAGGATACAACGCCCTGCGCCGGATGTACACGGACATCCAGGAGCCCATGTTTAGTGCAGCCAGGGAGCAG tTTGGCAGCAatcctttctcttccttgaCGGGGAATTCTGACAGCTCGAGCTCTCAGCCTTTGCGGACGGAGAACAGAGAGCCATTGCCAAACCCCTGGAGTCCCACACCCCCTGCTTCCCAGAGTCAGGCACCCAGCAGTGAAGGGAGCACGGGCTCAGCAAccacccagggcaccccaaCTGTGTCCAACCCCTTTGGGCTGAATGCTGCCAGCATCGGTGCAG GCATGTTCAACAGCCCAGAGATGCAAGGACTCCTGCAGCAGATTTCTGAAAACCCTCAACTGATGCAGAATATGATCTCTGCCCCCTACATGCGGAGCATGATGCAAACTCTCGCCCAGAACCCGGACTTTGCAGCACAG ATCATGGTAAATGTCCCCCTCTTTGCTGGGAATCCACAGCTTCAAGAACAGCTCCGCCTTCAGCTCCCTGTCTTCTTGCAGCAG ATGCAGAACCCGGACTCGCTGTCCATCCTCACCAACCCCCGCGCCATGCAGGCCCTGCTCCAGATCCAGCAGGGGCTCCAGACGCTGCAGACGGAGGCCCCCGGATTAGTGCCAAG ccttgGCTCCTTCGGCATGCCCCGGATGCCCCCGTCCTCCACAGGAGGAAGCACAATCCCGGAGAACCCCGTTCCCTCTGCTTCGACGCCGGCCAGTGCCTCTCCAGCTGGGGGTGGTAACCCTCAACAGCAGCTCATGCAGCAGATGATCCAGCTGCTGGCCGGAGGAAGCTCTCAA GCGCAGAGTCCCGGAGTGCGATTccaacagcagctggagcagctcaatGCCATGGGCTTCATCAACCGTGAGGCCAATCTGCAGGCGCTCATCGCCACCGGTGGGGACATCAACGCAGCTATCGAGAGACTGCTGGGCTCCCAGCCTTCCTAa
- the UBQLN4 gene encoding ubiquilin-4 isoform X2 codes for MAEPSGGGGGPGPGSGGEGQAGPGGALIRVTVKTPKDKEEIVIADGASVREFKEEISRRFKAKQDQLVLIFAGKILKDGDTLNQHGIKDGLTVHLVIKTPQKVQDSTSAASAPNAASAPTASPSSPAAPSQPSTSSSAGPDAGSGSRRSSGSGSVGGPGDGGPNSAASILSGFGGITGLGNLGMGSANFMELQQQMQRQLMSNPEMLSQIMENPLVQNMMSNPDLMRQMIMANPQMQQLMERNPEISHMLNNPELMRQTMELARNPAMMQEMMRNQDRALSNLESIPGGYNALRRMYTDIQEPMFSAAREQFGSNPFSSLTGNSDSSSSQPLRTENREPLPNPWSPTPPASQSQAPSSEGSTGSATTQGTPTVSNPFGLNAASIGAGMFNSPEMQGLLQQISENPQLMQNMISAPYMRSMMQTLAQNPDFAAQMQNPDSLSILTNPRAMQALLQIQQGLQTLQTEAPGLVPSLGSFGMPRMPPSSTGGSTIPENPVPSASTPASASPAGGGNPQQQLMQQMIQLLAGGSSQAQSPGVRFQQQLEQLNAMGFINREANLQALIATGGDINAAIERLLGSQPS; via the exons ATGGCGGAGCCGagtggcggcggcggcggccccggccccgggtCTGGCGGGGAGGGCCaggcggggcccggcggggcgcTCATCCGCGTAACCGTGAAGACCCCCAAGGACAAGGAGGAGATCGTCATCGCGGATGGCGCCTCCGTGCGCGAG ttcaAAGAAGAGATTTCTAGACGGTTTAAAGCCAAACAGGATCAGCTGGTTCTGATCTTTGCTGGGAAGATCCTGAAGGATGGAGACACGTTGAATCAACATGGGATCAAAGATGGGCTCACTGTTCACTTGGTCATTAAGACTCCGCAGAA GGTCCAAGATTCAacatctgctgcttctgccccCAATGCTGCTTCTGCCCCCACTGCAAGCCcttcttctcctgctgccccatcTCAGCCCTCCACATCCAGCAGTGCTGGTCCGGACGCAGGGAGCGGCAGCAGACGGAGCAGCGGGTCAGGGAGCGTGGGAGGGCCTGGAGATGGAGGCCCCAACAGTGCTGCATCCATCCTGT CTGGCTTCGGTGGCATCACTGGGCTGGGCAACCTTGGCATGGGCTCTGCCAACTTcatggagctccagcagcagatgcagcGGCAGCTGATGTCCAACCCGGAGATGCTTTCCCAGATCATGGAGAACCCCTTGGTGCAGAACATGATGTCTAACCCTGACCTCATGAGGCAGATGATCATGGCCAATCCCCAGATGCAGCAGCTCATGGAGCGAAATCCAGAGATAAGCCACATGCTCAATAACCCAGAGCTCATGAGGCAG aCGATGGAATTGGCTCGTAACCCTGCCATGATGCAGGAGATGATGCGGAACCAGGACCGTGCTTTGAGTAACCTCGAGAGCATTCCAGGAGGATACAACGCCCTGCGCCGGATGTACACGGACATCCAGGAGCCCATGTTTAGTGCAGCCAGGGAGCAG tTTGGCAGCAatcctttctcttccttgaCGGGGAATTCTGACAGCTCGAGCTCTCAGCCTTTGCGGACGGAGAACAGAGAGCCATTGCCAAACCCCTGGAGTCCCACACCCCCTGCTTCCCAGAGTCAGGCACCCAGCAGTGAAGGGAGCACGGGCTCAGCAAccacccagggcaccccaaCTGTGTCCAACCCCTTTGGGCTGAATGCTGCCAGCATCGGTGCAG GCATGTTCAACAGCCCAGAGATGCAAGGACTCCTGCAGCAGATTTCTGAAAACCCTCAACTGATGCAGAATATGATCTCTGCCCCCTACATGCGGAGCATGATGCAAACTCTCGCCCAGAACCCGGACTTTGCAGCACAG ATGCAGAACCCGGACTCGCTGTCCATCCTCACCAACCCCCGCGCCATGCAGGCCCTGCTCCAGATCCAGCAGGGGCTCCAGACGCTGCAGACGGAGGCCCCCGGATTAGTGCCAAG ccttgGCTCCTTCGGCATGCCCCGGATGCCCCCGTCCTCCACAGGAGGAAGCACAATCCCGGAGAACCCCGTTCCCTCTGCTTCGACGCCGGCCAGTGCCTCTCCAGCTGGGGGTGGTAACCCTCAACAGCAGCTCATGCAGCAGATGATCCAGCTGCTGGCCGGAGGAAGCTCTCAA GCGCAGAGTCCCGGAGTGCGATTccaacagcagctggagcagctcaatGCCATGGGCTTCATCAACCGTGAGGCCAATCTGCAGGCGCTCATCGCCACCGGTGGGGACATCAACGCAGCTATCGAGAGACTGCTGGGCTCCCAGCCTTCCTAa